One Tamandua tetradactyla isolate mTamTet1 chromosome 20, mTamTet1.pri, whole genome shotgun sequence DNA segment encodes these proteins:
- the FCHSD1 gene encoding F-BAR and double SH3 domains protein 1 isoform X1: MQPPPRKVKPAQEVKLRFLEQLSNFQTRQQKEADLLEDIRSYSKQRAAIEREYGQALQKLAGPFLKREGHRSGEMDSRPSLGRNRTVFGAWRCLLDATVAGGQARLQASDRYRDLAGGTGRSAKDQMLRKGAENLQRAQAEVLQSVRELSRSRKLYGQRERVWALAQEKAADVQARLNRSDHGLFHTRTSLQKLSTKLSVQSAHYSQQLRAARNEYLLNLVATNAHLDHYYQEELPTLLKALVSELSEHLRDPLALLSHTELEAAEIAVEHARRGGQAASQISWEHDLKLLQEPGVFSPMPPQQFQPAGTDQVCVLELEGGAGGVAGESGLEKEVQRWTSRAARDYKIQNHGQRVLQRLEQRRQQAPEREAAVIEQRLQEVRESIRRAQVSQVKGAARLALLQGAGLDVQHWLKPAMTQAQDEVEQERRLSEARLSQKDFSPTAEDAELSDFEECEEGGELFEETVPPAMTTRPLPCPAHVVFGYQAGREDELTITEGEWLEVIEEGDADEWVKARNQRGEVGFIPERYLNFSDLSLPERGHDSDNLSGAEPTAFLARALYGYTAQSAEELSFPEGALIRLLPRAQDGVDDGFWRGELGGHVGVFPSLLVEELLGPPGLPDPSDLEQTLPSPSPPSFSPPVPTSALDGPPAPVLLGDQSLDCAGPLDLMAPRLRPPKPRILATRSPSPEDQGVHCPPVMLLSTPRCQRPLPQ, translated from the exons ATGCAGCCGCCGCCTCGAAAA GTGAAGCCGGCCCAGGAGGTGAAACTTCGCTTCCTAGAGCAGCTGAGCAACTTTCAGACCCGGCAGCAGAAGGAGGCTGATCTGCTGGAGGACATCAG ATCCTACAGCAAGCAGAGGGCAGCCATTGAACGGGAGTATGGGCAG GCACTCCAGAAACTGGCGGGACCATTCCTGAAGCGGGAAGGTCACCGGAGTGGGGAAATGGACAGCAG ACCTTCTCTGGGGAGGAATAGGACAGTATTTGGTGCCTGGCGCTGCCTGCTGGATGCCACCGTGGCTGGGGGCCAAGCCCGGCTCCAGGCGTCCGACCGATACCGTGATCTGGCAGGAGGCACAGGGCGGAGCGCCAAGGACCAGATGCTTAGAAAG GGAGCAGAAAACCTCCAGAGGGCGCAGGCTGAGGTGCTGCAGTCTGTCCGGGAGCTGAGCCGAAGTCGGAAGCTGTATGGGCAGCGAGAACGTGTGTGGGCCTTGGCACAGGAGAAGGCAGCCGACGTCCAGGCTAG GCTGAACCGAAGTGACCACGGGCTGTTCCATACTCGGACCAGTCTCCAGAAACTTAGCACCAAG CTGTCTGTCCAGTCAGCCCACTATTCCCAACAGCTGAGGGCAGCCCGCAACGAGTACCTGCTCAACTTGGTGGCCACCAATGCCCACCTTGACCACTACTACCAGGAGGAACTGCCTACCCTGCTCAAG GCCCTGGTTAGTGAGCTGTCAGAGCACTTGAGGGACCCTCTGGCCTTACTGAGCCACACGGAACTGGAAGCCGCAGAGATTGCCGTGGAGCACGCCCGCCGTGGGGGACAGGCAGCTTCCCAG ATAAGCTGGGAGCATGATCTGAAGCTTCTTCAGGAGCCCGGAGTATTTTCCCCCATGCCACCTCAACAGTTTCAACCAGCAGGGACTGATCAG GTGTGTGTTCTGGAGCTGGAGGGGGGAGCAGGAGGCGTGGCTGGGGAGAGTGGCCTGGAGAAAGAGGTTCAGCGCTGGACAAGCCGAGCTGCCCGCGATTACAAGATCCAGAACCACGGGCAGCGG GTACTGCAGCGGCTGGAGCAGAGGCGGCAGCAGGCCCCAGAGCGGGAGGCTGCAGTCATAGAACAGCGGCTACAGGAAGTGAGGGAGAGCATCCGACGGGCACAG GTAAGCCAGGTGAAGGGGGCTGCCCGCCTGGCCCTGCTGCAGGGGGCTGGCCTGGATGTACAGCACTGGCTGAAGCCAGCCATGACCCAGGCCCAGGACGAGGTAGAACAGGAGCGACGGCTCAGTGAGGCCCGGCTGTCCCAGAAGGACTTCTCTCCCACT gctgagGATGCTGAACTCTCCGACTTCGAGGAATGTGAGGAGGGGGGGGAGCTCTTTGAGGAGACTGTCCCCCCAGCCATGACCACcaggcccctcccctgccccgcACACGTGGTGTTTGGCTATCAG GCTGGGCGCGAGGACGAGCTGACCATCACAGAGGGCGAGTGGCTGGAGGTCATAGAGGAGGGAGATGCTGACGAATGGGTCAAG GCTCGGAACCAGCGTGGCGAGGTAGGCTTCATCCCTGAGCGGTATCTCAACTTCTCGGACCTCTCCCTCCCTGAGAGGGGCCACGACAGCGACAACCTCTCGGGGGCAGAACCCACAG CGTTCCTGGCCCGTGCCCTGTATGGCTACACAGCACAGAGCGCAGAGGAGCTGAGCTTCCCCGAGGGGGCGCTCATCCGCTTGCTGCCCCGGGCCCAGGACGGAGTGGACGATGGCTTCTGGAGGGGAGAACTTGGGGGCCATGTTGGTGTTTTCCCCTCCCTGCTGGTGGAGGAGCTGCTTGGTCCCCCAGGGCTCCCTGACCCCTCAGACCTTGAACAG acACTGCCATCCCCTTCTCCTCCGAGCTTCTCCCCTCCTGTACCCACCTCTGCCTTGGATGGGCCCCCTGCACCTGTCCTGCTTGGGG ATCAATCCCTGGACTGCGCTGGACCCCTGGACCTGATGGCACCTCGACTCAGGCCG CCAAAGCCCCGGATCCTGGCCACCCGGAGCCCCTCACCTGAGGACCAGGGTGTTCACTGCCCCCCAGTGATGCTGCTGTCAACCCCACGCTGTCAGAGACCACTCCCTCAATGA
- the FCHSD1 gene encoding F-BAR and double SH3 domains protein 1 isoform X7, which produces MLRKGAENLQRAQAEVLQSVRELSRSRKLYGQRERVWALAQEKAADVQARLNRSDHGLFHTRTSLQKLSTKLSVQSAHYSQQLRAARNEYLLNLVATNAHLDHYYQEELPTLLKALVSELSEHLRDPLALLSHTELEAAEIAVEHARRGGQAASQISWEHDLKLLQEPGVFSPMPPQQFQPAGTDQVCVLELEGGAGGVAGESGLEKEVQRWTSRAARDYKIQNHGQRVLQRLEQRRQQAPEREAAVIEQRLQEVRESIRRAQVSQVKGAARLALLQGAGLDVQHWLKPAMTQAQDEVEQERRLSEARLSQKDFSPTAEDAELSDFEECEEGGELFEETVPPAMTTRPLPCPAHVVFGYQAGREDELTITEGEWLEVIEEGDADEWVKARNQRGEVGFIPERYLNFSDLSLPERGHDSDNLSGAEPTAFLARALYGYTAQSAEELSFPEGALIRLLPRAQDGVDDGFWRGELGGHVGVFPSLLVEELLGPPGLPDPSDLEQTLPSPSPPSFSPPVPTSALDGPPAPVLLGDQSLDCAGPLDLMAPRLRPPKPRILATRSPSPEDQGVHCPPVMLLSTPRCQRPLPQ; this is translated from the exons ATGCTTAGAAAG GGAGCAGAAAACCTCCAGAGGGCGCAGGCTGAGGTGCTGCAGTCTGTCCGGGAGCTGAGCCGAAGTCGGAAGCTGTATGGGCAGCGAGAACGTGTGTGGGCCTTGGCACAGGAGAAGGCAGCCGACGTCCAGGCTAG GCTGAACCGAAGTGACCACGGGCTGTTCCATACTCGGACCAGTCTCCAGAAACTTAGCACCAAG CTGTCTGTCCAGTCAGCCCACTATTCCCAACAGCTGAGGGCAGCCCGCAACGAGTACCTGCTCAACTTGGTGGCCACCAATGCCCACCTTGACCACTACTACCAGGAGGAACTGCCTACCCTGCTCAAG GCCCTGGTTAGTGAGCTGTCAGAGCACTTGAGGGACCCTCTGGCCTTACTGAGCCACACGGAACTGGAAGCCGCAGAGATTGCCGTGGAGCACGCCCGCCGTGGGGGACAGGCAGCTTCCCAG ATAAGCTGGGAGCATGATCTGAAGCTTCTTCAGGAGCCCGGAGTATTTTCCCCCATGCCACCTCAACAGTTTCAACCAGCAGGGACTGATCAG GTGTGTGTTCTGGAGCTGGAGGGGGGAGCAGGAGGCGTGGCTGGGGAGAGTGGCCTGGAGAAAGAGGTTCAGCGCTGGACAAGCCGAGCTGCCCGCGATTACAAGATCCAGAACCACGGGCAGCGG GTACTGCAGCGGCTGGAGCAGAGGCGGCAGCAGGCCCCAGAGCGGGAGGCTGCAGTCATAGAACAGCGGCTACAGGAAGTGAGGGAGAGCATCCGACGGGCACAG GTAAGCCAGGTGAAGGGGGCTGCCCGCCTGGCCCTGCTGCAGGGGGCTGGCCTGGATGTACAGCACTGGCTGAAGCCAGCCATGACCCAGGCCCAGGACGAGGTAGAACAGGAGCGACGGCTCAGTGAGGCCCGGCTGTCCCAGAAGGACTTCTCTCCCACT gctgagGATGCTGAACTCTCCGACTTCGAGGAATGTGAGGAGGGGGGGGAGCTCTTTGAGGAGACTGTCCCCCCAGCCATGACCACcaggcccctcccctgccccgcACACGTGGTGTTTGGCTATCAG GCTGGGCGCGAGGACGAGCTGACCATCACAGAGGGCGAGTGGCTGGAGGTCATAGAGGAGGGAGATGCTGACGAATGGGTCAAG GCTCGGAACCAGCGTGGCGAGGTAGGCTTCATCCCTGAGCGGTATCTCAACTTCTCGGACCTCTCCCTCCCTGAGAGGGGCCACGACAGCGACAACCTCTCGGGGGCAGAACCCACAG CGTTCCTGGCCCGTGCCCTGTATGGCTACACAGCACAGAGCGCAGAGGAGCTGAGCTTCCCCGAGGGGGCGCTCATCCGCTTGCTGCCCCGGGCCCAGGACGGAGTGGACGATGGCTTCTGGAGGGGAGAACTTGGGGGCCATGTTGGTGTTTTCCCCTCCCTGCTGGTGGAGGAGCTGCTTGGTCCCCCAGGGCTCCCTGACCCCTCAGACCTTGAACAG acACTGCCATCCCCTTCTCCTCCGAGCTTCTCCCCTCCTGTACCCACCTCTGCCTTGGATGGGCCCCCTGCACCTGTCCTGCTTGGGG ATCAATCCCTGGACTGCGCTGGACCCCTGGACCTGATGGCACCTCGACTCAGGCCG CCAAAGCCCCGGATCCTGGCCACCCGGAGCCCCTCACCTGAGGACCAGGGTGTTCACTGCCCCCCAGTGATGCTGCTGTCAACCCCACGCTGTCAGAGACCACTCCCTCAATGA
- the FCHSD1 gene encoding F-BAR and double SH3 domains protein 1 isoform X3 yields the protein MQPPPRKVKPAQEVKLRFLEQLSNFQTRQQKEADLLEDIRSYSKQRAAIEREYGQALQKLAGPFLKREGHRSGEMDSRTVFGAWRCLLDATVAGGQARLQASDRYRDLAGGTGRSAKDQMLRKGAENLQRAQAEVLQSVRELSRSRKLYGQRERVWALAQEKAADVQARLNRSDHGLFHTRTSLQKLSTKLSVQSAHYSQQLRAARNEYLLNLVATNAHLDHYYQEELPTLLKALVSELSEHLRDPLALLSHTELEAAEIAVEHARRGGQAASQISWEHDLKLLQEPGVFSPMPPQQFQPAGTDQVCVLELEGGAGGVAGESGLEKEVQRWTSRAARDYKIQNHGQRVLQRLEQRRQQAPEREAAVIEQRLQEVRESIRRAQVSQVKGAARLALLQGAGLDVQHWLKPAMTQAQDEVEQERRLSEARLSQKDFSPTAEDAELSDFEECEEGGELFEETVPPAMTTRPLPCPAHVVFGYQAGREDELTITEGEWLEVIEEGDADEWVKARNQRGEVGFIPERYLNFSDLSLPERGHDSDNLSGAEPTAFLARALYGYTAQSAEELSFPEGALIRLLPRAQDGVDDGFWRGELGGHVGVFPSLLVEELLGPPGLPDPSDLEQTLPSPSPPSFSPPVPTSALDGPPAPVLLGDQSLDCAGPLDLMAPRLRPPKPRILATRSPSPEDQGVHCPPVMLLSTPRCQRPLPQ from the exons ATGCAGCCGCCGCCTCGAAAA GTGAAGCCGGCCCAGGAGGTGAAACTTCGCTTCCTAGAGCAGCTGAGCAACTTTCAGACCCGGCAGCAGAAGGAGGCTGATCTGCTGGAGGACATCAG ATCCTACAGCAAGCAGAGGGCAGCCATTGAACGGGAGTATGGGCAG GCACTCCAGAAACTGGCGGGACCATTCCTGAAGCGGGAAGGTCACCGGAGTGGGGAAATGGACAGCAG GACAGTATTTGGTGCCTGGCGCTGCCTGCTGGATGCCACCGTGGCTGGGGGCCAAGCCCGGCTCCAGGCGTCCGACCGATACCGTGATCTGGCAGGAGGCACAGGGCGGAGCGCCAAGGACCAGATGCTTAGAAAG GGAGCAGAAAACCTCCAGAGGGCGCAGGCTGAGGTGCTGCAGTCTGTCCGGGAGCTGAGCCGAAGTCGGAAGCTGTATGGGCAGCGAGAACGTGTGTGGGCCTTGGCACAGGAGAAGGCAGCCGACGTCCAGGCTAG GCTGAACCGAAGTGACCACGGGCTGTTCCATACTCGGACCAGTCTCCAGAAACTTAGCACCAAG CTGTCTGTCCAGTCAGCCCACTATTCCCAACAGCTGAGGGCAGCCCGCAACGAGTACCTGCTCAACTTGGTGGCCACCAATGCCCACCTTGACCACTACTACCAGGAGGAACTGCCTACCCTGCTCAAG GCCCTGGTTAGTGAGCTGTCAGAGCACTTGAGGGACCCTCTGGCCTTACTGAGCCACACGGAACTGGAAGCCGCAGAGATTGCCGTGGAGCACGCCCGCCGTGGGGGACAGGCAGCTTCCCAG ATAAGCTGGGAGCATGATCTGAAGCTTCTTCAGGAGCCCGGAGTATTTTCCCCCATGCCACCTCAACAGTTTCAACCAGCAGGGACTGATCAG GTGTGTGTTCTGGAGCTGGAGGGGGGAGCAGGAGGCGTGGCTGGGGAGAGTGGCCTGGAGAAAGAGGTTCAGCGCTGGACAAGCCGAGCTGCCCGCGATTACAAGATCCAGAACCACGGGCAGCGG GTACTGCAGCGGCTGGAGCAGAGGCGGCAGCAGGCCCCAGAGCGGGAGGCTGCAGTCATAGAACAGCGGCTACAGGAAGTGAGGGAGAGCATCCGACGGGCACAG GTAAGCCAGGTGAAGGGGGCTGCCCGCCTGGCCCTGCTGCAGGGGGCTGGCCTGGATGTACAGCACTGGCTGAAGCCAGCCATGACCCAGGCCCAGGACGAGGTAGAACAGGAGCGACGGCTCAGTGAGGCCCGGCTGTCCCAGAAGGACTTCTCTCCCACT gctgagGATGCTGAACTCTCCGACTTCGAGGAATGTGAGGAGGGGGGGGAGCTCTTTGAGGAGACTGTCCCCCCAGCCATGACCACcaggcccctcccctgccccgcACACGTGGTGTTTGGCTATCAG GCTGGGCGCGAGGACGAGCTGACCATCACAGAGGGCGAGTGGCTGGAGGTCATAGAGGAGGGAGATGCTGACGAATGGGTCAAG GCTCGGAACCAGCGTGGCGAGGTAGGCTTCATCCCTGAGCGGTATCTCAACTTCTCGGACCTCTCCCTCCCTGAGAGGGGCCACGACAGCGACAACCTCTCGGGGGCAGAACCCACAG CGTTCCTGGCCCGTGCCCTGTATGGCTACACAGCACAGAGCGCAGAGGAGCTGAGCTTCCCCGAGGGGGCGCTCATCCGCTTGCTGCCCCGGGCCCAGGACGGAGTGGACGATGGCTTCTGGAGGGGAGAACTTGGGGGCCATGTTGGTGTTTTCCCCTCCCTGCTGGTGGAGGAGCTGCTTGGTCCCCCAGGGCTCCCTGACCCCTCAGACCTTGAACAG acACTGCCATCCCCTTCTCCTCCGAGCTTCTCCCCTCCTGTACCCACCTCTGCCTTGGATGGGCCCCCTGCACCTGTCCTGCTTGGGG ATCAATCCCTGGACTGCGCTGGACCCCTGGACCTGATGGCACCTCGACTCAGGCCG CCAAAGCCCCGGATCCTGGCCACCCGGAGCCCCTCACCTGAGGACCAGGGTGTTCACTGCCCCCCAGTGATGCTGCTGTCAACCCCACGCTGTCAGAGACCACTCCCTCAATGA
- the FCHSD1 gene encoding F-BAR and double SH3 domains protein 1 isoform X2, whose translation MQPPPRKVKPAQEVKLRFLEQLSNFQTRQQKEADLLEDIRSYSKQRAAIEREYGQALQKLAGPFLKREGHRSGEMDSRNRTVFGAWRCLLDATVAGGQARLQASDRYRDLAGGTGRSAKDQMLRKGAENLQRAQAEVLQSVRELSRSRKLYGQRERVWALAQEKAADVQARLNRSDHGLFHTRTSLQKLSTKLSVQSAHYSQQLRAARNEYLLNLVATNAHLDHYYQEELPTLLKALVSELSEHLRDPLALLSHTELEAAEIAVEHARRGGQAASQISWEHDLKLLQEPGVFSPMPPQQFQPAGTDQVCVLELEGGAGGVAGESGLEKEVQRWTSRAARDYKIQNHGQRVLQRLEQRRQQAPEREAAVIEQRLQEVRESIRRAQVSQVKGAARLALLQGAGLDVQHWLKPAMTQAQDEVEQERRLSEARLSQKDFSPTAEDAELSDFEECEEGGELFEETVPPAMTTRPLPCPAHVVFGYQAGREDELTITEGEWLEVIEEGDADEWVKARNQRGEVGFIPERYLNFSDLSLPERGHDSDNLSGAEPTAFLARALYGYTAQSAEELSFPEGALIRLLPRAQDGVDDGFWRGELGGHVGVFPSLLVEELLGPPGLPDPSDLEQTLPSPSPPSFSPPVPTSALDGPPAPVLLGDQSLDCAGPLDLMAPRLRPPKPRILATRSPSPEDQGVHCPPVMLLSTPRCQRPLPQ comes from the exons ATGCAGCCGCCGCCTCGAAAA GTGAAGCCGGCCCAGGAGGTGAAACTTCGCTTCCTAGAGCAGCTGAGCAACTTTCAGACCCGGCAGCAGAAGGAGGCTGATCTGCTGGAGGACATCAG ATCCTACAGCAAGCAGAGGGCAGCCATTGAACGGGAGTATGGGCAG GCACTCCAGAAACTGGCGGGACCATTCCTGAAGCGGGAAGGTCACCGGAGTGGGGAAATGGACAGCAG GAATAGGACAGTATTTGGTGCCTGGCGCTGCCTGCTGGATGCCACCGTGGCTGGGGGCCAAGCCCGGCTCCAGGCGTCCGACCGATACCGTGATCTGGCAGGAGGCACAGGGCGGAGCGCCAAGGACCAGATGCTTAGAAAG GGAGCAGAAAACCTCCAGAGGGCGCAGGCTGAGGTGCTGCAGTCTGTCCGGGAGCTGAGCCGAAGTCGGAAGCTGTATGGGCAGCGAGAACGTGTGTGGGCCTTGGCACAGGAGAAGGCAGCCGACGTCCAGGCTAG GCTGAACCGAAGTGACCACGGGCTGTTCCATACTCGGACCAGTCTCCAGAAACTTAGCACCAAG CTGTCTGTCCAGTCAGCCCACTATTCCCAACAGCTGAGGGCAGCCCGCAACGAGTACCTGCTCAACTTGGTGGCCACCAATGCCCACCTTGACCACTACTACCAGGAGGAACTGCCTACCCTGCTCAAG GCCCTGGTTAGTGAGCTGTCAGAGCACTTGAGGGACCCTCTGGCCTTACTGAGCCACACGGAACTGGAAGCCGCAGAGATTGCCGTGGAGCACGCCCGCCGTGGGGGACAGGCAGCTTCCCAG ATAAGCTGGGAGCATGATCTGAAGCTTCTTCAGGAGCCCGGAGTATTTTCCCCCATGCCACCTCAACAGTTTCAACCAGCAGGGACTGATCAG GTGTGTGTTCTGGAGCTGGAGGGGGGAGCAGGAGGCGTGGCTGGGGAGAGTGGCCTGGAGAAAGAGGTTCAGCGCTGGACAAGCCGAGCTGCCCGCGATTACAAGATCCAGAACCACGGGCAGCGG GTACTGCAGCGGCTGGAGCAGAGGCGGCAGCAGGCCCCAGAGCGGGAGGCTGCAGTCATAGAACAGCGGCTACAGGAAGTGAGGGAGAGCATCCGACGGGCACAG GTAAGCCAGGTGAAGGGGGCTGCCCGCCTGGCCCTGCTGCAGGGGGCTGGCCTGGATGTACAGCACTGGCTGAAGCCAGCCATGACCCAGGCCCAGGACGAGGTAGAACAGGAGCGACGGCTCAGTGAGGCCCGGCTGTCCCAGAAGGACTTCTCTCCCACT gctgagGATGCTGAACTCTCCGACTTCGAGGAATGTGAGGAGGGGGGGGAGCTCTTTGAGGAGACTGTCCCCCCAGCCATGACCACcaggcccctcccctgccccgcACACGTGGTGTTTGGCTATCAG GCTGGGCGCGAGGACGAGCTGACCATCACAGAGGGCGAGTGGCTGGAGGTCATAGAGGAGGGAGATGCTGACGAATGGGTCAAG GCTCGGAACCAGCGTGGCGAGGTAGGCTTCATCCCTGAGCGGTATCTCAACTTCTCGGACCTCTCCCTCCCTGAGAGGGGCCACGACAGCGACAACCTCTCGGGGGCAGAACCCACAG CGTTCCTGGCCCGTGCCCTGTATGGCTACACAGCACAGAGCGCAGAGGAGCTGAGCTTCCCCGAGGGGGCGCTCATCCGCTTGCTGCCCCGGGCCCAGGACGGAGTGGACGATGGCTTCTGGAGGGGAGAACTTGGGGGCCATGTTGGTGTTTTCCCCTCCCTGCTGGTGGAGGAGCTGCTTGGTCCCCCAGGGCTCCCTGACCCCTCAGACCTTGAACAG acACTGCCATCCCCTTCTCCTCCGAGCTTCTCCCCTCCTGTACCCACCTCTGCCTTGGATGGGCCCCCTGCACCTGTCCTGCTTGGGG ATCAATCCCTGGACTGCGCTGGACCCCTGGACCTGATGGCACCTCGACTCAGGCCG CCAAAGCCCCGGATCCTGGCCACCCGGAGCCCCTCACCTGAGGACCAGGGTGTTCACTGCCCCCCAGTGATGCTGCTGTCAACCCCACGCTGTCAGAGACCACTCCCTCAATGA
- the FCHSD1 gene encoding F-BAR and double SH3 domains protein 1 isoform X6, protein MQPPPRKVKPAQEVKLRFLEQLSNFQTRQQKEADLLEDIRSYSKQRAAIEREYGQALQKLAGPFLKREGHRSGEMDSRTVFGAWRCLLDATVAGGQARLQASDRYRDLAGGTGRSAKDQMLRKGAENLQRAQAEVLQSVRELSRSRKLYGQRERVWALAQEKAADVQARLNRSDHGLFHTRTSLQKLSTKLSVQSAHYSQQLRAARNEYLLNLVATNAHLDHYYQEELPTLLKALVSELSEHLRDPLALLSHTELEAAEIAVEHARRGGQAASQISWEHDLKLLQEPGVFSPMPPQQFQPAGTDQVCVLELEGGAGGVAGESGLEKEVQRWTSRAARDYKIQNHGQRVLQRLEQRRQQAPEREAAVIEQRLQEVRESIRRAQVSQVKGAARLALLQGAGLDVQHWLKPAMTQAQDEVEQERRLSEARLSQKDFSPTAEDAELSDFEECEEGGELFEETVPPAMTTRPLPCPAHVVFGYQAGREDELTITEGEWLEVIEEGDADEWVKARNQRGEVGFIPERYLNFSDLSLPERGHDSDNLSGAEPTAFLARALYGYTAQSAEELSFPEGALIRLLPRAQDGVDDGFWRGELGGHVGVFPSLLVEELLGPPGLPDPSDLEQTLPSPSPPSFSPPVPTSALDGPPAPVLLGDQSLDCAGPLDLMAPRLRPMRPPPPPPAKAPDPGHPEPLT, encoded by the exons ATGCAGCCGCCGCCTCGAAAA GTGAAGCCGGCCCAGGAGGTGAAACTTCGCTTCCTAGAGCAGCTGAGCAACTTTCAGACCCGGCAGCAGAAGGAGGCTGATCTGCTGGAGGACATCAG ATCCTACAGCAAGCAGAGGGCAGCCATTGAACGGGAGTATGGGCAG GCACTCCAGAAACTGGCGGGACCATTCCTGAAGCGGGAAGGTCACCGGAGTGGGGAAATGGACAGCAG GACAGTATTTGGTGCCTGGCGCTGCCTGCTGGATGCCACCGTGGCTGGGGGCCAAGCCCGGCTCCAGGCGTCCGACCGATACCGTGATCTGGCAGGAGGCACAGGGCGGAGCGCCAAGGACCAGATGCTTAGAAAG GGAGCAGAAAACCTCCAGAGGGCGCAGGCTGAGGTGCTGCAGTCTGTCCGGGAGCTGAGCCGAAGTCGGAAGCTGTATGGGCAGCGAGAACGTGTGTGGGCCTTGGCACAGGAGAAGGCAGCCGACGTCCAGGCTAG GCTGAACCGAAGTGACCACGGGCTGTTCCATACTCGGACCAGTCTCCAGAAACTTAGCACCAAG CTGTCTGTCCAGTCAGCCCACTATTCCCAACAGCTGAGGGCAGCCCGCAACGAGTACCTGCTCAACTTGGTGGCCACCAATGCCCACCTTGACCACTACTACCAGGAGGAACTGCCTACCCTGCTCAAG GCCCTGGTTAGTGAGCTGTCAGAGCACTTGAGGGACCCTCTGGCCTTACTGAGCCACACGGAACTGGAAGCCGCAGAGATTGCCGTGGAGCACGCCCGCCGTGGGGGACAGGCAGCTTCCCAG ATAAGCTGGGAGCATGATCTGAAGCTTCTTCAGGAGCCCGGAGTATTTTCCCCCATGCCACCTCAACAGTTTCAACCAGCAGGGACTGATCAG GTGTGTGTTCTGGAGCTGGAGGGGGGAGCAGGAGGCGTGGCTGGGGAGAGTGGCCTGGAGAAAGAGGTTCAGCGCTGGACAAGCCGAGCTGCCCGCGATTACAAGATCCAGAACCACGGGCAGCGG GTACTGCAGCGGCTGGAGCAGAGGCGGCAGCAGGCCCCAGAGCGGGAGGCTGCAGTCATAGAACAGCGGCTACAGGAAGTGAGGGAGAGCATCCGACGGGCACAG GTAAGCCAGGTGAAGGGGGCTGCCCGCCTGGCCCTGCTGCAGGGGGCTGGCCTGGATGTACAGCACTGGCTGAAGCCAGCCATGACCCAGGCCCAGGACGAGGTAGAACAGGAGCGACGGCTCAGTGAGGCCCGGCTGTCCCAGAAGGACTTCTCTCCCACT gctgagGATGCTGAACTCTCCGACTTCGAGGAATGTGAGGAGGGGGGGGAGCTCTTTGAGGAGACTGTCCCCCCAGCCATGACCACcaggcccctcccctgccccgcACACGTGGTGTTTGGCTATCAG GCTGGGCGCGAGGACGAGCTGACCATCACAGAGGGCGAGTGGCTGGAGGTCATAGAGGAGGGAGATGCTGACGAATGGGTCAAG GCTCGGAACCAGCGTGGCGAGGTAGGCTTCATCCCTGAGCGGTATCTCAACTTCTCGGACCTCTCCCTCCCTGAGAGGGGCCACGACAGCGACAACCTCTCGGGGGCAGAACCCACAG CGTTCCTGGCCCGTGCCCTGTATGGCTACACAGCACAGAGCGCAGAGGAGCTGAGCTTCCCCGAGGGGGCGCTCATCCGCTTGCTGCCCCGGGCCCAGGACGGAGTGGACGATGGCTTCTGGAGGGGAGAACTTGGGGGCCATGTTGGTGTTTTCCCCTCCCTGCTGGTGGAGGAGCTGCTTGGTCCCCCAGGGCTCCCTGACCCCTCAGACCTTGAACAG acACTGCCATCCCCTTCTCCTCCGAGCTTCTCCCCTCCTGTACCCACCTCTGCCTTGGATGGGCCCCCTGCACCTGTCCTGCTTGGGG ATCAATCCCTGGACTGCGCTGGACCCCTGGACCTGATGGCACCTCGACTCAGGCCG ATGCGCCCACCACCTCCCCCACCAGCCAAAGCCCCGGATCCTGGCCACCCGGAGCCCCTCACCTGA